Within Candidatus Babeliales bacterium, the genomic segment GCCACACCTCAACAACCTTGCCAATAATTTGCAACTTATAAATGGCAACCATGTCGTTAACCACGCCATCACGCGAGCCTCGGTTAATGATGTAGTAATGCTCATCGGCAGATAAATTTTTGACTAATATTTTTGAAACAAGTGCCTTTGAAAGATCATAGCGATCTTGAAAATCAATAAGCTCTTTGCTTTGGTTGTAGTGACGGGCGGTTGCTTGCAGTTTAATGAGTTGCTCTTGAAAAATTTCGTTTTCCAGCGCGAGCTTGTTGGCATACTCTTGCAATTCTTGATATGAACGTTTTTGAACAATAATGCTGCTCACATATGAAGCAAGGGAGCTTGACGCGGCAACAAAAGGGTACGTAATGGTTGTTGCTGCTTTTTCTAAATAACCTGTGTTGAAAAAAAATATGCGATTAATAAAAAAGAGCAGGATTATCATGGTTCCTGCGGACCATAGAAATGTTTTGTTTTTAGTTATCATAATAAAAAATACTGTTGCGATTTAGGCTGACACAAGAAAACTACTCTTGTGCGAGTGTAGCGCAATTGGCAGTATCTTCAACTTTGTATTCGCGGCATAGCTCGTCAAGTTTTAAGCGCATTTCTTCTTCCGTCTGCGTGGTAAGAAGTGTTTTGCGCCACATAGCGGCGTTTTCAACACTGCGAATATATTGTGGCAGTTGCTTTTTGAAAATGCTAAAACCTGAATTGCCATAAAAATCTTTGTTCAAATAAAAATGGCGGCGAGCATAATCAAGTGCCGTTGTGGTATCAACCGAAAATTCTCTGCCTTGCGAGTTTTCAACAATCTCACGCATTTTCCACGGTGCACCCCAGAGCGCGCGACCAATCATGAAGCCGTCAACACCGGTTAGTTCATAGGTTTTTTCGGCACGGGCAAAGTTGTTAACATTGCCAGAAAAAATTACCGGTACTTTAACCGCTTCTTTAACTTGTTTGGTTAGCTCAAAATCTAAGCGTGAAACAAAACCTTCAGGTTGCGTGCGCGGATGAATCATGATGCAGCTTACACCGGCAGCTTCTGCTGCTTTTGCTACGTCTACCGCATTGCGTTCTTTGTAGCCAGCGCGAATTTTGATGGTCATGGGAACACGGTCACCAATAATTCTGTTAAATTCTTTCAACAGCTTTTCAAGCAACGGAATGTTTGCCATGAGCGCCGAGCCCGAACCGGAGCCGGTAACGGTACGCGAAGGGCAGCCGCTGTTGAGGTTGATCAACTTAAAACCGTTTTCAATAACCTTCTCAACGCTTTGCTCAATCCACTCCAAACGATTAGCTGAAAATTGAAAGGCAAGCGGTTGCTCAACTTCTTTGTATTTGAGCGTGCGTTTTAACTTATCGTTGGCAACGTGAGAAACGTGCCGCATTTCAGTCA encodes:
- the mreC gene encoding rod shape-determining protein MreC, with protein sequence MITKNKTFLWSAGTMIILLFFINRIFFFNTGYLEKAATTITYPFVAASSSLASYVSSIIVQKRSYQELQEYANKLALENEIFQEQLIKLQATARHYNQSKELIDFQDRYDLSKALVSKILVKNLSADEHYYIINRGSRDGVVNDMVAIYKLQIIGKVVEVWPCYSKVMLLTDQQCKIAAFTNTTDAQGIVQGTNKHNHCTLSYITSLSKINLDDLVFCSGQGLIFPEGFCLGKISNHRHQPNALYHEIDIEPLVDLSTINFCLLTNQSKINLF
- a CDS encoding tRNA-dihydrouridine synthase, producing the protein MNKEFWSEKLTIGNLVIPRFMAAPLDGVTDSPLRQLIRDFCKEELLMTEMRHVSHVANDKLKRTLKYKEVEQPLAFQFSANRLEWIEQSVEKVIENGFKLINLNSGCPSRTVTGSGSGSALMANIPLLEKLLKEFNRIIGDRVPMTIKIRAGYKERNAVDVAKAAEAAGVSCIMIHPRTQPEGFVSRLDFELTKQVKEAVKVPVIFSGNVNNFARAEKTYELTGVDGFMIGRALWGAPWKMREIVENSQGREFSVDTTTALDYARRHFYLNKDFYGNSGFSIFKKQLPQYIRSVENAAMWRKTLLTTQTEEEMRLKLDELCREYKVEDTANCATLAQE